From the genome of Toxoplasma gondii ME49 chromosome XII, whole genome shotgun sequence:
TCCACcctcctcgacttctctaATCAGTCGCGTCAGGACTTCGAACCCTCAAGCTTGCCTATCAGAGTTTTTCTCGAACTGTGTTTAGCTTGTGTGCAAATGGGGGCTTTCCAAATACACGATCGATGCCACTCGAGTGAATGCACTGAACCTGACAGCCATGGAAAGCACTCTAGAAGTTGGACACGGTCTCTTTTCTGACGTCTCACTGCGTCCCAGCGAAATTTGCGAGCAGTGGAAAAAACCCCAcccttttctctcaggaATGTTTCCTTAGGATTTGCAGCTAAAGTGCAAGTCTTGTTCCACCGAGAAAACTTCAATCCGACACTCCTGACGCTGTTTTATGTAGTCTCTCCGGGTCATCAGCACTcacagcagagaaagcatTTCAAGTTGTTTTGATCGCGAGCCTACGTTGTAGTAAATGCGTTCAAATTTCCTGCCCCCAAGAGCTCCTACGTCGTTCCCGCGTATTGTCTACTCGATTTGAACGCGTTGTCGCGTTAGTTCTGTACTCTACGTAGGAAAAGACTTCTAAACCAGCAAGTACCAGAGCGCATTAGCAACAGCAGTGCGTATCCCGCCCATCAACCGTGAATAAGTTGCATAGCTGAACTGCCGGAACTTTCCTTGtcacttcttccttcctttcctgtcCGCGAAGGCCGCTCGCGCCCTCCTGCAACACATGTCAGTTGCGCCGTGTCGTCTCCAGCTGCCATTTtgcctgtttttcttttaTGACAAGATAGACGCAAAGCCGTTGTCCAGCGAGCAAGGCCTTGCACATGTTCCCGTTATTTCGGTCCCCGTTGTATCCCCAGTTAATGTTTTGCTTTTCCACTCACTTGCTTGTATAGTTTTTCACGAGATCTGCTAGGTAAGTTCGTCCTGTCTGAACCAGGGAGTCTGCAGAAGCCAGCAACGTCAGACGCGGAATTGCGAGTGCTTCCTTCACAGTTTCCATGGCTGCCGACAGGaggcttcgtttctctcaaAGCGAGGCTCTCTTTTTGGCGGCTAGAAATTCCGTACAACGAGCACGAAACACCTTCGATCTGAGAACGCGTCAACGGTGTAGGGGAAACACAAGGGATGCTTTCCGTCATCCAAATGCAGGTTATTCCAGAACGTTCGTGCAAAAGAAGGCACATACATAACAAACAGATACGCTATGCGTCAGGGTTATGTAAAACAGATAAACAGCTGCGAGATTCCAAACCAACGGAACACTTCGTCAGCGACTCTTGGTTGCCCCTCAAGCATTTCGGACGGCAGCCGAAAAAACGtagaactgcatgcaggggatACAAAGATCTTCTTGTTCTGTTTGAAAATGGATTGTTGAAGTGCACAAACGAAAACACGGGGGTTCCAGAAAGCCCTTTCTCTCGACTGTTATGCCGGAAAAAAAACGGGAACACCCTGAAGTGGAATAGAGCTTCGGCCCGGGACTTGACCCGCATTGGGAAGTTTCTATAAACCACCGAAGACGATTTTAAATCGGCTGGTACCAAACACCGCTGTAGTTGCTGGTGATCCGGGGAACACGACGAGCAGATTCCCCGAGGAACAAAATGAggacagacgaaaaaaaacttGGCTGATGTTTCGTTGAAGAGCTGCCACACTGAAGGCGCAGCTATGACTTCTTTTGGAAACAAGACCGAAGAAATGACCACAGTGCCTAACGTCGTTGTATCGTGCACCCGACTCGgattctgtttttttttcagctccTTCCTGCGGCGGTTCAGACCTAGAACGGtaaaaagacaggaaagtgTATTTGCTTGGCAAACAATGAGCAGCCAACGCAGACGTGCTCTGTGTTGTGTCGATAGCCTTTTGAAAGTTCGACTTGGAACTTGGTGCTCTCGATACTAGCACAGGTTGCTTCCCTACCTCGCCACGCAACGAGGGACAGGAAGTGTACAGGAAAGACAACGCGGAGGCCTCTCCAGCTTGACAGTCTGATCATTCAGTGGTGTGATTGTACTGAGTCTCCTGTAGGAAAAACGTGTTTTCGAGGACACAGCTGTTACTCTCTTCCTCTAGAGCTCAACAGAGTGGAACTTCTCTATATCAGATCTAACAAAAACCAGTATTTGTCTCAGGGTCCCATTGGCTTCCGTGGTAAAAGGGAAGACCACCTGCGGTCATCGTTTCAGATTCCGACTGACAAAAAAAACCGCACACGGCGTCCCTCACCAAAGATGAAACTGCTTTTAAGGGTACACGTTGTGTTGACGCAGAGAGAGTTTCTCAAAACAGTGCATTGGCAACGACAACACAGCGCACAGTAACATGGACTCTTTGAATTCTACTATCAACACGTCTggattttctttctttcatGCAAGAGTAACATGCCTCTCACCGCACCCACCGAGGTAGCGTCCTTGTCTTGTCGGAGGCATCGAGGACAAGTCCTCTTTCATATGAACTACCTTTCTTGGGGGAGTATGGAAGTTACCGTATAACACATATAACCTAGTATCAGCTTAGATGCACAGATCGACGGATTCATATacagtatcctaggtacttTAATGTCTCTGTGTATTCAATTTGGGTCATACAGTTCTGATTCGCAgatcatttgtacagagacgGTCTAGCTATGATCTTTACGTTCTTAATACAGGCATTGTGGGGAGGATATGCTAACTTCGTTGTACCAATCTACATTGGTGGTTCGACAGTCGTTATAGGCTGCGAGTGGGACTACTGGTGCAGACCTTGGGGATCTTTGGCGTGAACAGGAAATCCCCATTTTCCTGCTGGTCCTTCTCTTTGTGGCACGGTACGGTAACGGAGAAAGATGGACTTTCAGTTTGAGGAAAACGGCAGTTCGTGGACACTTTGACGTCCTTCCAATCGGATGGCGGAAGTGCATGCCCGGAAACAGTCGTGCTTACATGCGAGCTGAAATCTGTGCATTTGTACAAATATCAATGAGCTTCTGCGAGGAAATATCGATTTAGCTGCACCGACACAGATGCGAGGTTCACTCTGTCTCATCTGCCAAATGATTATGCGGAAAGTTTGCCATCCCAGGGCCGGCCCTGCCCGAGAAAAAGCCGGAGAGAGTacaagaaaacaaaaaatCGTCACCGTCCCAGACACCTCCGAGAATTCCCCCATGAGCGCCAGCGACTCTTTTTACACACGGAAACAAAGCCTGCCAGACGAGCCAGCAAACCTGACAGGCCAATGCagatatgtgtatgcatacatatacataataCGTATTTATACATCTGCATATGTTTACATGCATATTTACACATACGAATAAGTttgtgcatatacatatatataattatacataagcacatacatgtatatatacgcacaTGCAGCTGTGTGCACACGTATCCAGAGATCGACGTACGTGTGTACCTCCTCCATTGTGGACTTCATGGTTAGGAATCAGAAAGAGTGCCAATGCTCGAGTCCACCTGACTGCATGCTCGCGTGGACATAGCGGAAAAACTGCAAGTCCTTCcggctgtcttctccttcctgtgcAATCGCTCCGACGGTAAGTCAGACGCTCTTTCGACCCCCGCAACTCCGAATCGAAGTCGCAAACGAAACACAAGCTCTCTTTTCGTCACTGAACGTCCTTTTTTGGAGTGTATCGAAAAACAATTCGAGCTCTTTCGTCAGTGACTGCTGGGAGCCCAAGGCGCGAATTTGAAGACACTTTCCGGTCTGCAGCGGAGCACCCGCGCCGGGCagagagcgcatgcaaagtTAAAATCTTGGAAGGAGAAGACTCCACGAGGTGGAACTTTCCCTGACTTAGCAACTGTCTGAAACAGGCGACACCACCGACAAGACAAAAAACGTAGCATGCACCATTAACTCTTGAAGAGTGAGAACGAAGGGTCAAGCCTCAGGAGAGAGATATTTTTCATCGTCTGTGGGCGCAAACACTTGCTGCCAACAAAAAAAAccttgcatgcgctcgcaGTACATAATGGATTCACCTACCTATCTCTGTATCTATATCTGCAGacgcatatatacacaaTTATCtttacaaatatatatatatatatataaatatattgTAGGATCGTTCAGTGCTCAGGAGTCTGGAGAGAGTCAAGACATTTAGAGAAAGTTCCCTCTCACTTTTACGGTCGCGTTCTCGTGATTGCATGCGCGTACCCGATATCGAGATCTTCGAAAATGCCGAGTTCCCACGCAACATTTGGATTCGGATAAATGTCATATTTCTtcctgaagagaaaaaagacacttTCGACGTCTTGCAGAAATGCATGCTGCGAAAGGGTGCTCCTCCGAGGTAAATCAGTAATGCCCCATCCCAATGAAAAACCGTCGCTATGAGGAAATAcataactatatatatatatatacgtgtaaATACATGTGTGCGCATATGAACATAAaagtatgcatatatatatatatatatatatatatatatatatatactccTAGATTGATATATAAATAAGAGAAAGTTtctgcatatgtatatatatatatatatgcatgtatatatatatatatatatgagcgTTTACTAGATGCCTGTGGATGTGCGGAAAGAGTCTGAAAGTTTTTTTCAAATGAAAGAGGCACACAGAAACACTTTGacaaggagaggcagaagcagtCGTGACAGGAGGCGCCCCTGACGCAATCGCCACAGTTGAATAAATGCAAGTGAGCAAAGGGACATGCTGGGAGAGAGACTCAAGTGCCAGAAAAGCACGCTAAACATAACGCAGCAcagtacatatatatgtatatatatatatacgtatgcaaatttataaatatacgtatgtatatttaccaatatatatatatatatatatatataaatgtgcATGCTTATTGATGGGCCCCACACCATCGGCACATAAACAGGGTATAGAGTTGGAGCCCAGAGATGCCTTTTCAAAAGCTTCGTCGGTTCTCACATGAGCCAGCGAACAAATGCGTTCGACGGCAGACCTCTCTCCACGAGCATGAACCTGCCTCCGTCTTTCAATACgcgtcttgtctcctccactGTCCTCtccggctgcatgcagacccaGACGCGCCCACATGGAATTCTCGGCTAAGGACAAATGGAATGAAACATCACCAGAAAGATCCGATCATGTCTCCGCGCCTCAGAATCTCACACTCTCTTACACCCGCACTTTACACCTACAACTACACtcacatatatacgtagacacttatatatacatatatatatatacatatatgtatacttaTTTGTAGACATAGagacctatatatatatatatatatatatatatatatatatatatatatatactctTAAACATGTagtaatatatatacaaagaGTTGTATATATGCTTACATATACTTATACATATGGACATTTCTCTATAtgaacatacatatacaaaaCCACATACACctggcatatatatatatatatatacatatatgtatatatgtatcttgGCAGGGTTAACTGCCCATTTCTGTGTGTGAACATGCCgggagtctgcatgcatgcgccagtGTTTAGTTTGTTGAAAACGAACACTCAGGACTTTCCTTCCCGTGGCTGTTGCCTGCTTGCCCACATGCTCCACCGCACAAatggcgaaggaagaaatcACAGAATCAAAAGCTTTGTCCTCAAAAGGCAGATCTGCGGCGTCTCCTTGGATAACTTGAACTGGAAACGGTGGCTTCACTTCACCTGCACGCACACAGTCGCACATTTCAACATCCTCTTGAAATACACttgtatttgtatatatatatatatatatatatttatgtatatatatatatatagatacgGACATGAACGTCTGTCCTCGTGGGCACCTCTGAGAACTGTCGAAATGTTGTGCGGACTCAGCTTCCTACGTAAATAACGGCTCACAAGCCCATGCcgatatatacatatatacgtatatatatatatatggatatatgcatacgtgCAGAGATATACGCATGTATACAGACTCTGCGCGTTGGGGAAAAAG
Proteins encoded in this window:
- a CDS encoding methyltransferase domain-containing protein (encoded by transcript TGME49_247920~Signal peptide predicted by SignalP 2.0 HMM (probability 0.810) with cleavage site probability 0.722 at residue 16); its protein translation is MAHLFGLATVASLGIATVIFDFTRTPYRNVPRPSEKRRLKIFDLSAETYDSRENFFEWLTRIKSQRKKLFSKARGRVLEIGAGTGRNLEVLKSAPGVTSLTCVDTSGPMCEVLASKIGEVKPPFPVQVIQGDAADLPFEDKAFDSVISSFAICAVEHPERTVEETRRVLKDGGRFMLVERGLPSNAFVRWLMKKYDIYPNPNVAWELGIFEDLDIGQLLSQGKFHLVESSPSKILTLHALSARRGCSAADRKVSSNSRLGLPAVTDERARIVFRYTPKKDVQ